Below is a window of Mycolicibacterium chitae DNA.
TCGACTGGGCTCGGTCTACACCTATGACGCGCCCTGGCATCGCGGCCGCGATGTCGTGGACCCGCACCCGATCAGCACCGAACGCTTCGTCGACGACCTCGGCGCGGCCGTGGAGCGGCTCGACGCGCCGGTGCTCATCGGCCACTCGATGGGGGGTCTGCACTCGTGGTGTCTGGCCGCGCGGCGACCCGAACTGGTCGCCGCGCTGGTGATCGAGGACATGGCCCCGGACTTCCGCGGGCGCACCACCGGGCCGTGGGAGCCGTGGGTGCACGCCCTGCCGGTCGAGTTCCCCACCGAGCAGTCGGTCTTCGACGCGTTCGGACCCGTTGCGGGCCAATACTTCCTGGACGCGTTCGACCGCGCCCCGACCGGTTGGCGGCTGCACGGGCGCCCGGAGCGCTGGGTGGAGATCGCCGCCGAATGGGGCACCCGCGACTACTGGACGCAGTGGCAGGAGGTGCGCGCCCCGGCCCTGCTGCTCGAGGCCGGCGACTCGGTCGCGCCGCCGGGGCAGATGACGAAGATGGCCGAGATCGGTCACCGGGTCACCTACCGGTCGGTGCCCGACGCCGGGCATCTCATCCACGACGACGCCCCGACGGTGTACCGCGAAGCGGTGGAGGCGTTCTTGGCCACGGTCATCGGCTGACGGGTTCGCCTAGCGGCGTTCGCCCCGTGGGCCGGACCCCGGCCAGGACGGCCGCCGCGCGAACCGCTCCCGGGCCTCTCGGTCGCGCCGGTCCAGCGGTCCGACCAGCGGCGCCGCCACCCGGAACTGATCGCGGTGCAGGCGCAGGTGGCCCGCGCGGTGAGACCCCGCCGCCAGCGCGGCCACCAGGCCGAACGGCGTCAGCAGGACGAAGATCACGATCAGGAAGGTCAACGCGGTACTCATGGCAGAAAGTATTCGTCCGTAGATATCCAGCCAACAGTGGCAGGAGAGTCGATCTCCGCTAAAATACTGCCATGATCCGAACCGTGTCCACGCTGGTCCTCGACGGCCTGGCGGTTTTCGAGTTCGGGGTGATCTGCGAGGTCTTCGGTATCGACCGCAGCAACGACGGCGTGCCCAACTTCGACTTCAAGGTGTGCGGTCCGGAGGTCGGCCGGCCCCTGCGCACCTCGGTGGGCGCCTCGCTGACCCCCGACCACGACCTCGGCGAGCTCGTCGGTGCCGACCTGGTGGCCGTGCCCGCGATCATCAACCAGGACTATCCGCCGGAGGCGCTGGCCGCGCTGCGTGCCGCCGCGGATTCCGGGTCCATCATCCTGACCGTGTGTTCGGGGGCGTTCGTCGCGGGCGCGGCCGGACTGCTCGACGGTCGGTCCTGCACCACGCACTGGATGCACGCCGACGAACTGGCGCGGCGCTATCCGACGGCCAAGGTGGACCGCAACGTCCTCTTTGTCGACGACGGCAACCTGATCACCAGCGCGGGCACCGCCGCCGGCATCGACGCGTGTCTGCACCTGGTGCGCCGCGAGCTGGGCAGCGCGGTCACCAACGTGATCGCCCGCCGGATGGTGGTGGCGCCGCAGCGCGACGGCGGTCAGCGTCAGTACATCGACCAGCCCATCCCGGTGCACTGCTCCGACAGCTTTGCGCCCCAACTGGATTGGATCCTGGCCAATCTGCAGGAGCGCCACACGGTGTCCTCGCTGGCCCGCCGCTCCAACATGTCGGCCCGGACCTACGCG
It encodes the following:
- a CDS encoding alpha/beta fold hydrolase; its protein translation is MAIDSLTYRGGQGRPLVLVHGLMGRGSTWGRQLPWLLRLGSVYTYDAPWHRGRDVVDPHPISTERFVDDLGAAVERLDAPVLIGHSMGGLHSWCLAARRPELVAALVIEDMAPDFRGRTTGPWEPWVHALPVEFPTEQSVFDAFGPVAGQYFLDAFDRAPTGWRLHGRPERWVEIAAEWGTRDYWTQWQEVRAPALLLEAGDSVAPPGQMTKMAEIGHRVTYRSVPDAGHLIHDDAPTVYREAVEAFLATVIG
- a CDS encoding GlxA family transcriptional regulator — its product is MIRTVSTLVLDGLAVFEFGVICEVFGIDRSNDGVPNFDFKVCGPEVGRPLRTSVGASLTPDHDLGELVGADLVAVPAIINQDYPPEALAALRAAADSGSIILTVCSGAFVAGAAGLLDGRSCTTHWMHADELARRYPTAKVDRNVLFVDDGNLITSAGTAAGIDACLHLVRRELGSAVTNVIARRMVVAPQRDGGQRQYIDQPIPVHCSDSFAPQLDWILANLQERHTVSSLARRSNMSARTYARRFVDETGTTPMQWVTDQRVLYARRLLEESDLDIDRIADRAGFRTATLLRHHFRRIIGVTPSDYRRTFACAAECPESA